The following proteins come from a genomic window of Lolium rigidum isolate FL_2022 chromosome 5, APGP_CSIRO_Lrig_0.1, whole genome shotgun sequence:
- the LOC124653597 gene encoding aladin-like, translating into MPSFPPPGGVTVCEINRDLVVADSLSEDRAKEAYGDVLGMVFSPIPFQPDDLLTKNEAPVAPDDAEPAESVPRASLVSTVAESLKQMLFPSCDPKLLEEFDTQKVSWNPHKHCLAFVSGKDQVTVHDFEDSDSKESCILTSEHQKEVKAIEWRPNSGKMIAVGCKGGICLWSASYPGNVPSVKSGVTSSSFGAFPRGCTGQWILVDVLRGSSTELVSALCWKPDGRYLASASCNGQSFTIWDVSQGLGTPIRRGLSSISLVRWSPSGDYFLTAKFDGTFHLWETNTWTSEPWSSSNGYVTGANWDPEGRVALLSFSNSTTLGSVHFSSKPPSLDAHLLPVELPEISSLIVSRGIEKLAWDASGERLAVSFKDGNETYHGLLAVYDVRRSPLVSVSLVGFIRGPGEGVKPLAFAFHNKFKQGPLLSVCWSSGWCCTYPLILRSH; encoded by the exons ATGCCGAGCTTCCCTCCGCCGGGCGGCGTCACCGTCTGCGAGATCAACCGCGACCTCG TCGTGGCGGACTCCCTGTCGGAGGACCGCGCCAAGGAGGCCTACGGCGATGTCCTG GGGATGGTGTTCAGCCCGATTCCATTCCAGCCGGATGATCTCCTGACAAAGAATGAGGCTCCTGTTGCTCCAGACGACGCCGAGCCCGCCGAGAGCGTCCCCAGAGCAAGCTTGGTGTCCACCGTAGCCGAGTCCCTCAAGCAAATGCTCTTCCCTTCCTGCGAT CCAAAACTGCTAGAAGAATTTGATACCCAGAAAGTAAGCTGGAATCCACACAAGCACTGTTTAGCATTTGTATCTGGGAAGGATCAGGTTACAGTCCACGACTTTGAGGATTCAG ATAGTAAAGAATCTTGCATTCTAACTAGTGAACATCAAAAGGAAGTTAAAGCTATCGAATGGAGGCCAAATAGTGGGAAGATGATTGCAGTTGGCTGCAA GGGAGGCATATGCCTCTGGTCAGCATCATATCCTGGGAATGTTCCATCCGTGAAATCTGGTGTCACCTCTTCTTCCTTTGGTGCCTTCCCTAGAGGTTGTACTGGTCAGTGGATTCTGGTGGATGTTCTCCGCGGTTCTTCTACTGAGCTAGTTAGTGCACTTTGTTGGAAGCCGGATGGAAG ATACCTTGCCTCGGCCTCTTGTAATGGTCAGTCGTTCACGATTTGGGATGTTTCTCAAG GGTTGGGAACTCCTATTCGACGCGGATTAAGTAGTATATCATTGGTGCGGTGGTCACCTAGTGGAGATTACTTTTTAACTGCTAAATT tGATGGAACTTTTCACTTATGGGAAACCAACACATGGACCTCAGAACCCTGGTCTTCATCCAACGGATATGTTACT GGGGCAAATTGGGACCCAGAAGGCCGTGTTGCATTGTTATCCTTTTCTAACTCGACCACACTAGGTTCAGTTCACTTCTCATCAAAGCCACCATCTTTAG ATGCCCATCTCCTACCAGTGGAACTTCCAGAAATTTCCTCTCTGATTGTTAG TCGAGGCATAGAGAAATTAGCATGGGATGCTTCAGGAGAGCGTCTGGCAGTGTCATTCAAAGATGGCAATGAAACGTATCATGGACTTCTTGCTGTGTATGATGTGAGAAGATCCCCGCTTGTGTCCGTTTCACTGGT TGGATTCATCAGAGGACCTGGAGAAGGAGTGAAGCCGCTTGCGTTCGCCTTCCACAACAAATTCAAGCAAGGGCCGTTGCTTTCTGTG TGCTGGAGCAGTGGCTGGTGTTGCACATACCCCCTGATACTTCGCTCACATTAA